Proteins from one Mucilaginibacter jinjuensis genomic window:
- a CDS encoding SAM-dependent methyltransferase — MPTGTLYLIPVPLADAAAAKSFTPYLVQTINSITEYIVENEKTARKFLKEAGLQTPQSQLIIHDYSKHARNADISTFFTGLLAGRDAGLMSEAGCPGVADPGADVVAEAHRRGIKVVPLVGPSSILLAIMASGFNGQSFTFHGYLPIDKADRSRRIKELESFTERLKQTQLFIETPFRNNALLEEILKSCKPNTRLCIACNLTAEDELVKTQTVVAWKKATPDLHKKPTIFLLFHA, encoded by the coding sequence ATGCCCACCGGAACACTTTACTTAATACCAGTTCCGCTTGCCGATGCTGCAGCGGCAAAATCTTTTACGCCCTACCTGGTACAAACTATTAATAGCATTACCGAGTACATTGTTGAGAATGAAAAAACTGCCCGCAAGTTTCTGAAAGAAGCCGGACTGCAAACACCGCAAAGTCAACTCATTATCCACGATTACAGTAAACATGCCCGCAATGCTGACATTAGCACTTTCTTTACCGGACTATTAGCCGGCCGGGATGCAGGCTTAATGAGCGAAGCCGGCTGCCCTGGTGTAGCTGACCCAGGTGCCGATGTGGTTGCCGAAGCGCACCGCCGAGGTATTAAGGTAGTGCCATTGGTTGGGCCCAGTTCTATCCTGCTGGCTATTATGGCTTCAGGTTTTAACGGGCAAAGCTTTACATTTCACGGGTATCTACCCATTGATAAAGCCGATCGTAGCCGACGTATTAAAGAATTAGAAAGCTTTACCGAACGCTTAAAGCAAACACAGCTGTTTATTGAAACCCCTTTTCGCAATAATGCTTTGTTGGAAGAGATATTGAAAAGCTGCAAGCCCAATACCCGCCTTTGCATTGCCTGCAACTTAACAGCCGAAGACGAGCTGGTGAAAACACAAACCGTTGTGGCCTGGAAAAAAGCAACGCCCGACTTGCATAAAAAACCAACCATATTTCTATTATTCCACGCCTGA
- the nadD gene encoding nicotinate (nicotinamide) nucleotide adenylyltransferase, with product MKIGLLFGSFNPIHIGHLIIANYMANHTELDKVWLVVSPQNPFKKLGDLINTYDRLEMARLATDNSENISVSDIELKMPQPSYTIDTLTLLKEKYPEHEFALIMGSDNLISLPKWKNYKLILRDYRVYVYPRPGYENADLANHPSVTITMTPLMELSATFIRKSIAAKKNVQYFVPDPVLKFIENKNLYS from the coding sequence ATGAAGATAGGCTTGTTGTTCGGCTCTTTTAACCCTATACATATAGGCCATTTAATTATTGCTAATTATATGGCCAACCATACCGAACTTGATAAAGTTTGGCTGGTAGTATCGCCGCAAAACCCCTTCAAGAAGCTGGGCGACCTGATTAATACCTACGACCGCCTTGAGATGGCGCGCCTGGCTACAGATAATTCGGAGAATATTTCGGTTAGCGATATTGAGCTTAAAATGCCGCAACCATCGTACACCATCGATACCCTTACCCTGCTTAAAGAGAAATATCCCGAGCATGAGTTTGCGCTCATTATGGGTTCTGATAACCTGATCTCATTACCCAAGTGGAAAAACTATAAGCTCATACTGCGCGATTACCGCGTTTACGTATACCCACGCCCCGGTTATGAAAATGCCGACCTGGCTAATCACCCATCGGTAACCATCACCATGACACCGCTGATGGAGCTTTCTGCAACGTTTATCCGCAAGTCTATCGCGGCTAAAAAGAATGTGCAATACTTTGTACCCGACCCGGTTTTGAAGTTTATAGAAAATAAAAATCTGTATAGTTAG
- the rnc gene encoding ribonuclease III, which yields MPVRRFYKLYLSPSRKYVKTLKNLLGFVPGNLSLYRLAFRHKSVAQNVKKGVKNSNERLEFLGDAVLGSVVAEVLFKLYPYKDEGFLTELRSKIVNRANLNQLARKLGFDKLVEYDNRMISATRQGSLLGDAFEALVGAVYLDKGYDFTKNFLINHIIKSHIDIHTLEQTETNFKSKLIEWCQRHGKDIVFEQITNQEGESNKLFTISVNIDGEVMGSGKEFSKKLAEKLAAEKACEALGI from the coding sequence ATGCCAGTAAGACGGTTTTATAAGCTTTATCTATCACCAAGCAGAAAGTACGTAAAAACATTAAAGAATTTGCTCGGCTTTGTGCCGGGCAATTTGTCTTTATACCGGTTGGCATTTCGCCATAAATCGGTTGCACAAAACGTTAAGAAAGGTGTTAAGAACAGCAACGAACGGCTCGAATTTTTGGGCGATGCCGTTTTAGGCAGCGTTGTAGCCGAAGTTTTGTTTAAACTTTACCCCTACAAAGACGAAGGTTTTTTAACCGAACTACGTTCAAAAATTGTTAACCGTGCTAATTTAAACCAGCTGGCCCGCAAACTGGGTTTTGATAAACTGGTTGAGTATGATAACCGCATGATCAGCGCCACCCGGCAGGGATCATTATTAGGAGATGCTTTTGAAGCATTGGTTGGTGCTGTTTACCTGGATAAGGGTTACGATTTCACCAAGAACTTCCTGATCAATCACATTATCAAGTCGCACATCGACATCCATACGCTGGAGCAGACCGAAACTAACTTTAAAAGTAAGCTGATTGAGTGGTGCCAGCGCCACGGCAAAGACATCGTTTTTGAGCAGATTACTAACCAGGAAGGTGAAAGTAACAAACTTTTTACCATCTCGGTAAACATAGATGGCGAGGTGATGGGCAGCGGCAAAGAATTCAGCAAAAAGCTGGCCGAAAAATTGGCTGCCGAAAAGGCCTGCGAAGCGCTTGGGATCTAA
- a CDS encoding AI-2E family transporter: protein MTRGKEKAETVEKELTYIQKVWHTVAIVALLVVVILIARVAFNVLLMVLAGALISTYFHGLGDIIQRKTKWGRKPAMYLSVVGTFIIVAALLWFMGANIQTQVKELSDTLPHTVANFKSKLAETSLGQKVLDYTSDDDNSQKLFVTAQHFFSTSFGVLGNIYIILFLSIFFTLNPSVYKDGIIILIPHDRKELGRCIIDRISFSLKGWLKGMLLSMVLITIMLLIGLNIMSIPATLVLALFAGMLKIIPNFGSLAAMIPGVLLALTVSLNTAIIVSLIYIVSQTIVSNIVTPIIQNKMIKLPPALTIISQVLMGTLSGALGIILAVPLLSIVFILVDELYVKKINDPEDVKAVKAKPDPELTD from the coding sequence ATGACCCGAGGTAAAGAGAAAGCAGAAACTGTAGAAAAAGAACTAACCTATATCCAAAAAGTATGGCATACGGTTGCCATTGTAGCCCTGTTGGTAGTAGTAATACTAATAGCACGGGTAGCATTTAATGTGCTGTTGATGGTGCTGGCGGGCGCATTAATATCTACATATTTCCACGGACTTGGTGATATTATTCAGCGTAAAACTAAATGGGGGCGCAAACCGGCTATGTATTTATCGGTAGTTGGTACTTTTATCATCGTGGCTGCATTGCTTTGGTTTATGGGCGCCAATATCCAAACCCAGGTAAAGGAATTAAGCGATACCCTGCCGCATACCGTAGCCAATTTTAAATCTAAACTGGCAGAAACATCACTCGGCCAAAAGGTGCTCGATTATACATCTGACGATGATAACTCGCAGAAACTTTTTGTAACCGCACAGCATTTTTTCAGTACCAGCTTCGGTGTTTTGGGCAATATTTATATCATACTGTTCTTATCCATCTTCTTTACACTAAACCCCTCTGTATATAAAGATGGCATCATCATCCTCATCCCTCATGATCGTAAAGAACTGGGCCGATGTATTATAGACCGTATCAGTTTCTCATTAAAAGGCTGGCTTAAAGGCATGCTACTATCAATGGTATTAATTACCATTATGCTGCTTATCGGGTTAAATATCATGAGTATACCGGCGACATTGGTACTGGCCTTATTTGCGGGTATGCTTAAAATCATCCCCAACTTCGGTTCATTGGCGGCTATGATACCGGGTGTTTTATTGGCTTTAACCGTAAGCCTTAATACAGCGATTATTGTATCGCTCATTTATATCGTATCGCAAACCATCGTTAGCAATATTGTAACGCCGATTATCCAGAATAAGATGATCAAGCTGCCACCTGCGTTAACCATTATCAGTCAGGTTTTAATGGGTACGCTTTCGGGTGCATTGGGGATCATCCTGGCCGTACCATTGCTATCAATTGTATTTATTTTGGTTGATGAGCTCTACGTTAAAAAGATCAATGACCCCGAAGATGTGAAAGCAGTAAAAGCCAAACCTGATCCGGAGTTAACGGATTAA
- a CDS encoding response regulator, protein MGKRILVVDDDTGVLEVLTEILYIYDFDVKAISQGELVFAEANNYHPDLILMDVMLSGMDGRNICKSLKADPELNRIPVILLSANVNAYNVMFDKGAPNDFVAKPFDMDNLIHRIELQLAA, encoded by the coding sequence ATGGGAAAGCGCATTTTAGTGGTCGATGACGATACCGGGGTTTTAGAAGTACTAACAGAGATACTTTACATTTATGATTTTGATGTAAAAGCTATTTCGCAGGGAGAATTGGTTTTTGCCGAAGCGAATAATTATCACCCCGATTTAATTTTAATGGATGTAATGCTCTCGGGCATGGATGGCCGTAATATTTGCAAAAGCCTGAAGGCCGACCCCGAATTAAACCGTATACCGGTGATCCTGCTTTCGGCTAATGTTAATGCTTATAATGTAATGTTTGATAAAGGCGCACCCAATGATTTTGTAGCCAAACCTTTTGATATGGATAACTTAATCCACCGCATCGAGCTGCAATTAGCTGCCTGA
- a CDS encoding ferritin-like domain-containing protein yields METIEKSVEVLNDLIEINNDRVEGFEKAIADLSDNDSDLKSLFQDYATQSRRNTQELTQAVSRYDNDVQTGSSVSGAIHRAWIDVRAIFTGKDRAGILAECERGEDAIKKAYQSALTDGDLSGELSVLVSRQAQEQKLAHDKVKALRDSSK; encoded by the coding sequence ATGGAAACCATCGAAAAATCAGTAGAAGTATTAAACGACTTAATAGAAATTAACAATGACCGCGTTGAAGGTTTTGAGAAAGCGATTGCAGATTTATCTGACAATGACTCGGACCTGAAATCATTATTTCAGGACTACGCAACACAAAGCCGCAGAAATACGCAGGAGTTAACGCAAGCCGTATCGAGATATGATAATGACGTACAAACCGGCTCGAGCGTAAGCGGAGCTATCCACCGTGCCTGGATTGATGTACGTGCCATATTTACCGGTAAAGACCGCGCAGGTATTTTAGCCGAATGCGAACGCGGCGAGGATGCCATTAAAAAAGCATACCAGTCGGCCTTAACAGACGGTGATCTGTCGGGCGAATTATCTGTACTGGTATCTCGCCAGGCACAGGAACAAAAATTAGCGCACGACAAAGTGAAAGCTTTGCGCGATAGTTCAAAATAA
- a CDS encoding FAD-dependent monooxygenase, protein MNISNQHTKVLIVGAGPSGLMMAAQLLRYGIEPVIIDSKLGPTDHSQALAVQARSMEIYRQMGLVDQVLKEGKPNAGLQFFYGDKLTGKFPLSDTGQGETPYPYIFIYPQNKNERVLLGDLTKNTTPVYWNTSLTQLVQKSKTVEATVTTNGIEATITADWVIGADGAHSTVRKQSGIHFSGDTYAHLFYLADIISNHDDDYIKLHLTNKGFAGFFPTPDKNGFRVIGSLPPEFEGKEDIKLEDILPYAEEITQGPIVVNKCNWFTTYKLHHRMADKFRSGRCFLIGDAAHIHSPVGGQGMNTGLQDAYNLAWKLAGVINNKIHEGILNSYAAERMPVAKQLLETTDKAFNIIMSQAWWARFFKRFALPKILSMMWGNAGVKQNFFQRVSQLGINYRHSHINLHLSHAHKIKAGDRLPYLKLYDEKKQIETDLHAWCSKPGFTMIIFGRLAELELLAFARWITHFYGSGLNFFYLPPSDRNQHIFEAFEIRQDHVKTLVVRPDNYIGFMSDTTDIDIINNYMQSTTGLISLKKS, encoded by the coding sequence ATGAATATTAGCAACCAGCACACCAAAGTTTTAATTGTGGGCGCAGGCCCCTCGGGTTTAATGATGGCAGCGCAGTTGTTGCGATACGGTATTGAACCTGTTATTATCGATAGCAAACTTGGCCCAACAGATCATTCACAGGCATTGGCTGTGCAGGCCCGGTCAATGGAGATCTATCGACAGATGGGTTTGGTAGACCAGGTTTTAAAAGAAGGTAAACCCAACGCCGGGTTGCAGTTTTTTTATGGCGATAAGCTCACGGGTAAATTTCCACTATCCGATACAGGCCAGGGCGAAACGCCTTACCCTTATATATTCATCTACCCGCAAAATAAAAATGAGCGTGTACTACTTGGCGATTTAACCAAAAACACCACGCCTGTTTACTGGAATACCAGTTTAACGCAGCTCGTTCAGAAAAGCAAAACTGTAGAGGCCACGGTAACTACAAATGGTATTGAAGCCACAATTACTGCCGACTGGGTTATTGGCGCCGATGGTGCACACAGCACAGTGCGCAAACAATCAGGCATTCATTTTAGTGGTGATACTTACGCCCATCTGTTTTATTTGGCCGATATTATATCGAACCACGATGATGATTACATTAAACTGCATTTAACAAACAAGGGCTTCGCCGGCTTTTTCCCTACACCCGATAAAAACGGCTTCCGGGTGATTGGCAGTCTGCCCCCTGAGTTTGAAGGTAAGGAGGATATTAAGCTGGAAGATATTTTACCGTATGCAGAAGAAATAACACAAGGCCCTATCGTAGTCAACAAATGCAACTGGTTTACCACCTATAAATTACATCACCGTATGGCCGATAAATTCCGGTCAGGCCGCTGCTTTTTAATTGGCGATGCCGCACATATCCACTCCCCCGTTGGCGGTCAGGGTATGAACACCGGTTTACAAGATGCCTACAACCTGGCCTGGAAACTGGCCGGTGTTATCAACAATAAGATACACGAAGGTATACTGAACAGCTATGCTGCCGAGCGGATGCCGGTTGCCAAACAATTATTAGAAACCACTGACAAGGCTTTTAATATCATTATGTCGCAAGCCTGGTGGGCGCGTTTTTTTAAAAGATTTGCACTGCCTAAAATACTATCTATGATGTGGGGTAATGCTGGTGTTAAGCAAAACTTTTTTCAGCGTGTATCTCAGCTTGGTATAAACTATCGCCACAGCCATATTAACCTACACCTAAGCCATGCCCATAAAATCAAGGCAGGTGACAGGCTACCCTACCTGAAACTATACGACGAGAAGAAGCAAATAGAGACAGATCTGCATGCCTGGTGCAGCAAACCCGGTTTTACTATGATTATCTTCGGTAGATTGGCCGAGTTGGAACTGTTAGCTTTTGCCCGCTGGATCACTCATTTTTATGGTTCGGGGCTTAACTTTTTTTATCTGCCACCATCAGACCGAAACCAGCATATTTTTGAGGCTTTTGAGATCAGACAGGACCATGTAAAAACTCTTGTGGTAAGGCCCGATAATTACATTGGCTTTATGAGCGACACAACTGATATAGACATCATTAATAATTATATGCAGAGTACTACCGGATTAATCAGCCTAAAAAAATCCTGA
- a CDS encoding tRNA-(ms[2]io[6]A)-hydroxylase, with product MSEKTILKLQLPTDPLWVKNVVESNIEELLTDHAFCEQKAASNAITIIVQNPDLPDLVQEMADLVREEMDHFKRVHEFIVKRGYTLGRERKDHYVNELFKFLHKGGGRSIQRVDRLLFSAMIEARSCERFKVLSENIADQELSEFYHELMISEAGHYTMFLKFAKKYNDGIDVDKRWADFLVYEANVIKNYGKIENIHG from the coding sequence GTGAGCGAGAAAACCATTTTAAAATTACAGCTACCTACAGACCCGCTTTGGGTTAAAAATGTGGTGGAAAGCAATATTGAAGAATTATTGACCGACCATGCTTTTTGCGAACAGAAGGCGGCCAGTAATGCCATCACCATTATTGTACAAAACCCCGACTTGCCCGATCTGGTACAGGAAATGGCCGATTTGGTGCGTGAAGAAATGGATCATTTTAAGCGCGTACACGAGTTTATTGTTAAGCGTGGATATACATTAGGCCGCGAACGGAAAGACCACTATGTGAACGAGCTTTTTAAGTTTCTGCACAAAGGCGGTGGCCGCAGTATACAACGGGTAGACAGGTTGCTGTTTTCGGCGATGATAGAGGCTCGCAGCTGCGAACGTTTTAAGGTTTTATCTGAGAATATTGCCGATCAGGAGCTATCCGAATTTTACCACGAACTGATGATCAGCGAAGCCGGGCATTATACCATGTTCCTGAAATTTGCCAAAAAATACAATGATGGGATTGATGTAGATAAGCGCTGGGCCGATTTCCTGGTTTACGAAGCCAACGTAATTAAAAACTACGGCAAAATAGAGAACATACACGGCTAA
- a CDS encoding pyridoxal phosphate-dependent aminotransferase, protein MSTSQLAQTLKGSEIIKIGAEINELKRQGQQIANLTIGDFDSNIYPIPDELKQGIIDAYNHNQTNYPPADGVATLRQEVSDFLKKHYGLDYNSNQILISSGSRPLIYSTFLALVDKGDKVVYPVPSWNNNHYCHLTAAEEVQIVTRAEHDFMPTADDIRPHLKGATLLALCSPLNPTGTMFDKKDLEEICDLVIEENASRLPGEKPLYMMYDQIYSMLTFNKEHVDPVSLRPELKDYVIYIDGISKCLAATGVRVGWGFGPEKIIGQMRSIVGHMGAWAPKPEQVATAEFIKSEEPLNNYLTKFKGEVKTSLSLLYDGFQQLKAEGFSVDAIQPMGAIYLTVKVDYIGKTTPTGEVLNSSADINFYLIKEAKVALVPFSAFGTDDSITWFRASVGTCTHEDIRQMIPRIKDALAKLS, encoded by the coding sequence ATGAGCACTTCACAGCTTGCACAAACCCTTAAGGGATCGGAGATCATTAAGATTGGTGCCGAAATTAACGAGTTAAAAAGACAAGGACAGCAAATTGCCAACCTAACCATCGGCGATTTCGATTCTAACATTTATCCGATACCCGATGAACTGAAGCAGGGTATTATTGATGCTTATAACCATAACCAGACCAACTACCCACCGGCTGATGGTGTAGCTACCCTGCGCCAGGAAGTGTCTGATTTTCTGAAAAAACATTACGGTTTAGATTATAATTCAAATCAGATCCTCATCAGCAGTGGCTCTCGCCCGTTGATCTATTCTACCTTTTTGGCTTTGGTTGATAAAGGCGACAAAGTGGTTTACCCTGTACCATCATGGAATAACAACCACTACTGCCACTTAACCGCAGCCGAAGAAGTACAGATAGTAACCCGTGCAGAGCATGATTTTATGCCAACGGCAGATGATATCCGCCCGCACTTAAAAGGCGCTACATTACTGGCGCTGTGTTCGCCATTGAACCCAACGGGTACCATGTTCGATAAAAAGGATCTTGAAGAAATTTGCGATCTGGTTATCGAAGAAAATGCATCACGCTTACCGGGCGAGAAACCATTGTACATGATGTACGATCAGATCTACTCTATGTTAACCTTCAACAAAGAGCATGTTGATCCTGTTAGTTTACGCCCCGAGCTGAAAGATTATGTGATCTACATCGATGGTATCTCTAAATGCCTTGCTGCAACCGGCGTAAGAGTAGGTTGGGGCTTTGGTCCGGAGAAAATTATTGGTCAAATGCGTTCAATAGTAGGTCACATGGGTGCATGGGCTCCAAAACCAGAGCAGGTTGCTACTGCCGAGTTTATTAAAAGCGAAGAACCGTTAAACAATTACTTAACCAAATTTAAAGGCGAAGTAAAAACCAGCCTTTCGTTACTTTATGATGGTTTCCAGCAATTAAAGGCAGAAGGGTTTAGTGTTGATGCCATCCAGCCAATGGGTGCCATTTACTTAACCGTTAAGGTTGATTATATCGGCAAAACTACCCCAACCGGCGAGGTATTGAATTCATCAGCAGATATTAATTTCTATTTAATTAAAGAAGCTAAGGTTGCCCTGGTACCATTCTCTGCTTTCGGTACAGATGATAGCATTACCTGGTTCCGCGCTTCGGTTGGTACCTGTACGCACGAAGATATCCGCCAAATGATACCGCGTATTAAAGATGCGCTGGCAAAGTTGAGTTAG
- the gmk gene encoding guanylate kinase, with protein MTQGKLVIFSAPSGAGKTTIVHHLLSKMSELEFSISATTREARGDERNGTDYYFISVEEFLHRIAKKHFVEFEEVYSGTFYGTLREEIERIWKTGKTVIFDIDVEGGLHLKRKYGNQALAIFVQPPSLEVLKERLTGRGTDSVKKLEERFEKAEKELNYAPRFDVILKNHDLETACKEAEQLVKDFIKE; from the coding sequence ATGACCCAAGGCAAACTGGTTATATTTTCTGCACCGTCGGGAGCCGGTAAAACTACCATAGTACATCACCTGCTATCTAAAATGTCCGAGCTGGAGTTTTCTATCTCGGCAACTACGCGCGAAGCACGAGGCGACGAGCGTAACGGAACCGATTATTATTTTATTAGTGTAGAAGAATTTTTGCACCGTATTGCCAAAAAGCATTTTGTTGAGTTTGAGGAAGTATATAGCGGCACGTTTTACGGTACGCTGCGCGAAGAAATTGAACGTATCTGGAAAACTGGTAAAACCGTGATATTTGATATTGATGTTGAGGGCGGCTTGCACCTTAAGCGCAAGTATGGCAACCAGGCTTTGGCCATATTTGTTCAGCCACCATCACTGGAGGTATTGAAAGAAAGATTAACCGGCCGCGGTACCGATAGCGTTAAAAAGCTGGAAGAGCGATTTGAGAAAGCAGAAAAGGAATTAAACTACGCACCACGCTTTGATGTGATACTAAAAAATCACGACCTTGAAACTGCCTGTAAAGAAGCAGAGCAGTTGGTAAAAGATTTTATAAAGGAATAA
- a CDS encoding acyl-CoA desaturase: protein MVILIFFLAHWFLSLFFQTFFLHRYASHKMFTTNKFFERTFHVMTFICQGSSFLNPRAYAIMHREHHAYSDTEKDPHSPHFFTDVIQMMWHTVLSFREHEKQLREPEARFKGNYPEWRLLDYYGSTLVSRIIFGLLYVAFYVVFATQWWMYLLLPIHFMMGPIHGAIVNWCGHKYGYANFDNNDKSKNTTPFDFLMLGELFQNNHHKHPNSANFAKRWFEFDPVYPVMKLMHWARIIRLRKAY, encoded by the coding sequence GTGGTTATTCTTATATTCTTTTTGGCTCACTGGTTTCTGTCTTTGTTCTTTCAAACATTCTTTTTGCACAGATACGCTTCTCATAAAATGTTTACTACAAACAAATTTTTTGAGCGCACCTTCCATGTGATGACCTTTATTTGCCAGGGTTCATCTTTCTTAAACCCAAGGGCTTACGCCATTATGCACCGCGAGCACCATGCTTACAGCGATACCGAGAAAGATCCGCACTCACCTCACTTTTTTACTGATGTAATTCAGATGATGTGGCATACAGTATTAAGCTTTCGCGAACACGAAAAACAACTGAGAGAACCCGAAGCCCGTTTCAAAGGCAACTACCCGGAATGGCGCTTATTAGACTATTATGGTTCAACTTTGGTGTCGCGTATCATTTTCGGTTTGCTATATGTAGCTTTTTATGTAGTGTTTGCTACTCAATGGTGGATGTACCTTTTATTGCCTATCCACTTTATGATGGGCCCTATCCACGGTGCTATTGTTAACTGGTGCGGCCATAAATATGGTTATGCCAATTTCGACAATAATGATAAATCGAAAAACACCACCCCGTTCGACTTCTTAATGCTGGGTGAATTATTTCAGAATAATCACCATAAGCACCCTAATAGCGCTAACTTTGCTAAACGTTGGTTCGAGTTTGATCCTGTTTACCCGGTTATGAAACTAATGCACTGGGCACGCATTATCAGGCTGCGCAAGGCCTATTAA
- a CDS encoding YicC/YloC family endoribonuclease codes for MIKSMTGYGIAVSDSGSTKYTVEIKSLNSKFLELSLRMPKAFSEKEFQLRTDCNKQIERGKVNLSINIEQADKQAKAAGIDTVLLKHYYDQLKSVSESLNEPTSNLLQLALGLPEVVKFDEETLSDEQWKEADKTFKQAMAAFQQFRIDEGAVLENEVRGRIAIILQNLEQVVLEEPKRVAQVRERLQTFLSDAVGRENVDQNRLEQELIYYIDKFDVTEEKVRLKSHCDYFLETLKSDDANGKKLGFISQEIGREINTLGSKANDAAIQKLVVGMKEELEKIKEQLLNVL; via the coding sequence ATGATAAAGTCAATGACAGGGTACGGCATCGCTGTTTCCGACTCTGGCAGCACCAAATACACAGTTGAGATTAAATCGCTCAACAGCAAGTTCCTCGAGTTGTCGCTGCGCATGCCCAAAGCTTTTTCCGAAAAAGAGTTTCAATTACGTACGGACTGTAACAAGCAGATCGAGCGTGGTAAAGTAAACCTCAGCATTAATATTGAGCAAGCTGACAAGCAAGCCAAAGCTGCAGGTATCGATACCGTTTTGTTGAAACACTATTATGATCAGCTTAAATCGGTAAGCGAAAGCCTAAACGAACCTACCAGTAACCTGCTGCAACTGGCATTAGGCTTACCAGAGGTGGTTAAGTTTGATGAAGAAACCCTATCAGACGAGCAATGGAAAGAAGCCGATAAAACCTTTAAGCAGGCTATGGCAGCATTTCAGCAGTTCAGGATTGATGAAGGCGCTGTTTTGGAGAACGAAGTGCGTGGCCGCATTGCTATCATACTGCAAAACCTGGAGCAGGTAGTTTTAGAAGAACCAAAGCGTGTTGCCCAGGTTCGCGAACGTTTGCAAACCTTCCTTTCTGATGCCGTTGGCCGTGAAAACGTTGACCAGAACCGCCTGGAGCAGGAACTGATCTATTACATCGACAAATTTGATGTTACCGAAGAAAAAGTAAGGCTAAAAAGCCATTGCGACTACTTTTTGGAAACCCTGAAAAGTGATGATGCCAATGGTAAAAAACTTGGCTTTATATCGCAGGAAATAGGCCGGGAAATTAATACCCTGGGCTCAAAAGCCAATGACGCTGCCATCCAAAAGCTGGTAGTAGGCATGAAAGAAGAACTTGAAAAAATTAAAGAACAACTATTAAACGTGTTGTAG